The following proteins come from a genomic window of Phaeodactylum tricornutum CCAP 1055/1 chromosome 19, whole genome shotgun sequence:
- a CDS encoding predicted protein yields the protein MTETNNNAGPNISYIQVPSIDNNNAYNMQRNNMMAATPTQPGMLSQQAPAPPNGAPTNMAAFMQQSGAAQMYAAFAQMQQQQHHGGIAGGIPNNMGMDPNSNHANPSLAVNARPTFVNAKQYRRILKRRAAREKLEEFYRVRKAAQDAKKPYMHESRHKHAMKRPRGPGGRFLTKDELEIYYKDNPENGPKQEEDAKRAKVGIN from the coding sequence ATGACGGAAACAAACAACAATGCGGGTCCGAACATTAGCTATATCCAGGTACCTTCCATTGACAACAATAACGCATACAATATGCAACGGAACAATATGATGGCAGCAACTCCAACACAACCGGGAATGCTCTCTCAGCAGGCTCCGGCACCTCCGAATGGCGCTCCAACAAACATGGCAGCCTTTATGCAGCAATCCGGAGCCGCGCAAATGTATGCCGCGTTTGCTCaaatgcaacagcaacaacaccacGGGGGCATTGCAGGTGGTATTCCAAACAACATGGGGATGGATCCCAACTCTAATCATGCAAATCCTTCGCTAGCAGTCAACGCGCGGCCAACCTTCGTGAACGCCAAGCAGTATCGCCGAATTCTGAAACGTCGGGCGGCTCGAGAAAAGCTAGAGGAGTTTTATCGTGTCCGCAAGGCGGCGCAGGATGCCAAGAAACCTTACATGCACGAGTCACGGCACAAGCACGCCATGAAACGACCTCGGGGGCCGGGGGGACGATTTCTAACGAAGGACGAACTGGAAATATACTACAAAGACAATCCGGAAAACGGTCCGAAACAAGAGGAGGATGCAAAGCGAGCGAAGGTCGGCATCAACTAG
- a CDS encoding predicted protein encodes MVSLRLTLLFAYLSLLRAWTSQQLPIRTAAFKTASRSVLSMAGFGGNDAPKRETKLKPKQQWDRYLSLKKDEKISVAVRATDTEEWLEVGNVKSKANEFSDIAVARQRALIADHARRLFPLKVSPKDKVEWALKEGKDWKIVDKAVLEGSELPSGIEKLIGFEGKPDPGTGYYCFYNEGKLVNSGEDVPAPSSKKLQ; translated from the exons ATGGTTTCCCTACGCTTGACTCTGTTGTTTGCGTACCTTTCTCTCTTGCGCGCATGGACATCGCAGCAACTTCCCATCAGAACTGCTGCATTCAAGACAGCTTCAAGATCGGTTCTCTCCATGGCCGGCTTTGGAGGCAACGATGCTCCCAAGAGAGAAACGAAGCTTAAGCCAAAGCAACAGTGGGATCGTTATTTGTCTCTGAAAAAGGACGAGAAGATTTCTGTTGCAGTTCGGGCCACTGATACCGAGGAATGGTTGGAAGTCGGCAACgtcaaaagcaaagcaaaCGAGTTCAGCGATATTGCAGTTGCAAGACAGCGCGCCCTCATTGCTGAT CACGCTCGACGACTCTTCCCTTTAAAGGTCTCTCCAAAAGACAAGGTAGAGTGGGCACTTAAGGAAGGCAAAGATTGGAAAATTGTAGATAAAGCCGTCCTGGAGGGTTCGGAGCTTCCTTCAGGGATCGAAAAACTGATTGGGTTTGAAGGGAAGCCCGACCCTGGAACTGGCTACTACTGTTTTTACAATGAAGGAAAACTTGTCAACAGCGGGGAAGACGTCCCAGCCCCTTCTTCTAAGAAACTTCAATAG
- a CDS encoding predicted protein, giving the protein MQEVPPSSAQHETLSEEDFPLTSDRRRPREKTSVSNCVMPRFASCSTIVFVSLFLFISGSSCYALSLTSSASLSSSRLSSKALSSQLLAPMDVSPPWMEAAPVVWKHQLATLHMKVSGRMPVTHMFLPTQKLSAVALSRSDCAGTRHYRSSEELKDEHLQLCRRGPRGTLGFEVCESTALEASRSSVDSHQWNVPQTWNALTPSGRGNRIWGSDSATWSGAVADSAAAPPLSSTTLWLPWIPTRQQIEDLKVVELKQVCAERGLLRTGNKAILQTRLLDWTREQITRNVQMSSSGLSFLDTSEPVLEEEGREMRPSDQPTMQANSLAEWARTVDLEPLLQRRETIHREKLEGKPILKPSRQTQTVNMPRQEYLSVLTRVFEKPSSPYSNREVKQMYAASKQADQVGDRDLAKRLLQELVVATPHDARLYRRLARMYKEEGNVSAARAILQQGIRDHHAKNGYLWHGLGSMATSDADAKHYWQKAIEVDPALPHPYHSLGTLEHKEGRIANAMKTLQKGVAYCPTSHRLHHALGELYRDAKMLDMAAKSYHRAIQHGPPVSHGFAFTGLAYVAYERDDIHGARRWLRKAIVLNKGRHVNSWVALAQMEESIGDIDSARATCVAGLAQYERGLLQRSNRGRPWKPTTERAFLEDPVALKDEFLRQVPVYRSGDRFFNLYRNWARLEERYGNRDSVKEVYRRATVAFPNEYRLLLDWAQYMVKEQRDETARQLFAKASTKAASKHADPHRVYAEFEMSRGRYLDAREILYRGAMVLSKTTDSGGSAGNRYGLAELFHTWAVCEWHLNELSRSESLFDHALRMTNAGEDGSKLRSLILYSMARLQYYRGEHLLAQHCIGLCLKENLMPGGNSKIWDLWSDVATQMGNPSLSQRCQEQSEASKSNENANGTTELSGLLEHPSGLTRMKGPDMEQLMRRDPWHRKIFGTPLRPTASLGVNLPEVL; this is encoded by the coding sequence ATGCAGGAAGTACCACCAAGTTCAGCTCAGCATGAAACGCTTTCCGAGGAGGACTTTCCGCTCACCTCCGATCGCCGACGGCCCCGAGAAAAGACTTCGGTATCGAATTGTGTAATGCCACggtttgcttcttgctctACGATAGTTTTTGTGTCCCTTTTCTTGTTCATAAGTGGCAGTTCATGCTATGCTTTATCGTTGACTTCATCGGCGTCCCTTTCGTCTTCTCGACTGTCATCGAAGGCGCTTTCTTCGCAATTGCTGGCGCCGATGGATGTTTCTCCGCCGTGGATGGAAGCGGCTCCCGTAGTTTGGAAACATCAGTTGGCTACCCTTCACATGAAGGTTTCCGGACGAATGCCGGTAACCCACATGTTCCTCCCTACACAGAAGCTATCGGCAGTGGCCTTGTCGCGCTCGGACTGCGCCGGCACACGGCACTACCGTTCGTCGGAAGAATTGAAAGACGAACACCTGCAACTCTGCCGTCGTGGACCACGGGGGACTCTCGGGTTTGAGGTCTGCGAAAGCACCGCACTCGAGGCATCCCGTTCCAGCGTCGATTCGCATCAATGGAATGTTCCCCAAACCTGGAACGCGCTGACACCGAGTGGACGAGGCAATCGTATTTGGGGCAGCGACAGTGCCACTTGGAGTGGTGCTGTTGCGGACTCGGCCGCCGCACCGCCTCTTTCCAGTACGACGCTTTGGTTACCGTGGATACCCACTCGTCAACAGATTGAAGATCTAAAAGTTGTGGAACTGAAACAAGTGTGTGCCGAACGAGGATTGCTGCGCACAGGGAACAAAGCAATCCTGCAAACTCGCCTTCTGGATTGGACTCGTGAACAAATTACTCGCAATGTACAAATGTCGAGCTCGGGTCTCAGTTTTTTGGATACCAGCGAGCCAGTTCTCGAGGAGGAGGGAAGAGAGATGCGCCCATCCGATCAACCGACCATGCAGGCGAATTCGCTGGCAGAATGGGCACGTACCGTAGATTTAGAGCCGCTTTTACAACGGAGAGAAACTATCCATCGCGAAAAATTGGAAGGGAAACCTATTTTAAAGCCGTCACGCCAGACCCAGACCGTTAACATGCCGCGTCAAGAATACCTTTCCGTGCTAACACGAGTCTTTGAAAAGCCGTCGTCGCCGTACTCGAATCGAGAAGTAAAGCAGATGTACGCAGCCTCCAAGCAAGCCGATCAAGTTGGCGACCGAGATCTTGCGAAACGGTTACTGCAAGAACTCGTTGTCGCAACTCCACACGATGCGCGGTTGTACCGCCGTTTGGCACGAATGTACAAGGAAGAGGGCAACGTTTCAGCGGCACGCGCAATACTCCAACAAGGCATTCGCGACCATCACGCAAAAAATGGCTATTTGTGGCACGGATTGGGAAGTATGGCAACCTCAGATGCGGACGCCAAACACTACTGGCAGAAGGCGATTGAAGTGGATCCGGCCCTGCCACATCCGTATCACTCGCTGGGGACTCTTGAACATAAGGAAGGTCGGATCGCCAATGCGATGAAAACCTTGCAAAAGGGTGTTGCCTACTGCCCCACCTCTCATCGTCTACACCACGCCTTGGGTGAATTATATCGCGACGCGAAAATGCTCGACATGGCGGCAAAATCATATCATCGAGCGATCCAGCATGGACCGCCTGTAAGCCACGGTTTTGCATTCACTGGCCTCGCATACGTGGCGTACGAACGAGACGATATACATGGTGCTCGAAGATGGCTGCGAAAGGCAATTGTACTCAACAAAGGCCGGCATGTGAACAGTTGGGTTGCCTTGGCACAGATGGAAGAAAGCATTGGTGATATAGACTCTGCACGCGCGACTTGCGTGGCTGGTCTAGCTCAGTATGAACGGGGCTTATTACAACGCAGCAATCGTGGTCGACCATGGAAACCGACAACGGAGCGAGCCTTCCTGGAGGATCCGGTGGCTCTAAAGGACGAGTTTTTGCGGCAGGTACCCGTGTACAGATCTGGCGATCGCTTTTTTAATTTGTACCGCAACTGGGCACGGCTGGAAGAACGATACGGAAATCGGGACTCGGTGAAGGAAGTTTACAGGCGAGCGACTGTCGCCTTTCCGAACGAGTACAGATTATTACTAGACTGGGCGCAATATATGGTGAAAGAACAGCGGGACGAGACGGCTAGGCAACTCTTCGCGAAAGCTAGCACGAAAGCTGCTTCGAAACATGCAGATCCTCATCGAGTGTACGCTGAGTTCGAAATGTCACGAGGTAGGTATCTGGATGCCCGTGAGATTCTTTATCGTGGTGCCATGGTATTGTCCAAAACGACCGATAGTGGCGGCAGCGCTGGAAATCGATACGGACTTGCGGAACTTTTTCATACCTGGGCTGTGTGCGAATGGCATTTAAACGAACTATCTCGTTCCGAAAGTCTGTTTGACCATGCGCTGCGTATGACCAATGCCGGTGAGGACGGTTCGAAACTGCGATCACTTATCTTATATTCGATGGCTCGGCTGCAATATTATCGAGGCGAGCACTTGCTAGCACAGCATTGTATTGGTTTATGTCTCAAGGAAAACCTAATGCCCGGAGGAAATTCCAAGATCTGGGATCTTTGGTCTGATGTCGCTACTCAAATGGGCAATCCTTCACTTTCACAAAGATGCCAGGAGCAATCAGAGGCATCGAAGTCGAATGAAAACGCCAACGGGACAACCGAGCTTTCGGGACTGTTAGAGCACCCTTCAGGTTTGACGCGAATGAAGGGACCGGACATGGAGCAGCTAATGAGACGAGATCCTTGGCATCGAAAGATCTTTGGGACACCACTGCGGCCTACTGCCTCTCTAGGGGTCAATTTGCCGGAGGTTCTATGA
- a CDS encoding predicted protein, which yields MTTAKETPAVAIAAPDIDVYSNEILRERLAAGLGNQGGARGSLTRCVGKAMMLRNTVDGSDNAVQEMQRELQLVDIELTKLYWTAQRQRAELEQARQEQEPLQAAIADERVRVNELRQTMQQAALTKACRNEYEALAKIVNTKHPVGPRALQAQLDELLLQLEATQEKSQTATSHVRIRQAQFQNFLQSLLDLKQSLTEGLVLDEHEFQPNTDEETHTPMDLEPSEVTVETTAVAKSEEEVDLYDDL from the coding sequence ATGACGACTGCCAAGGAAACTCCCGCAGTAGCAATAGCTGCTCCGGACATTGACGTGTACTCAAACGAGATTTTGCGGGAGAGACTCGCCGCCGGTCTCGGCAACCAAGGAGGTGCCCGGGGCTCTTTGACACGCTGTGTCGGGAAAGCGATGATGCTACGGAATACGGTGGATGGATCAGACAATGCCGTACAGGAGATGCAACGTGAATTACAACTCGTGGATATTGAACTAACGAAACTGTACTGGACCGCACAACGCCAACGAGCGGAACTGGAGCAAGCCCGACAAGAACAAGAGCCCTTACAGGCTGCCATTGCGGACGAACGCGTCCGGGTAAACGAATTGCGACAGACAATGCAACAAGCGGCGTTGACCAAAGCCTGTCGCAACGAATAcgaagccttggccaagATCGTCAACACGAAACACCCGGTAGGTCCTAGAGCACTCCAAGCACAACTGGATGAACTTCTGCTACAGCTCGAAGCGACCCAAGAAAAGTCGCAAACAGCCACTTCGCACGTACGCATCCGGCAAGCTCAATTTCAAAACTTTTTGCAATCGCTGTTGGACTTGAAACAATCCTTGACGGAAGGTTTGGTTCTCGACGAGCACGAGTTTCAACCCAACACGGACGAGGAAACGCACACTCCGATGGACCTGGAACCAAGCGAGGTTACGGTGGAGACGACAGCAGTTGCAaaatcggaagaagaagttgacTTGTACGACGATCTGTAG
- a CDS encoding predicted protein — protein sequence MTFTCRMDPKSVRRYVPEQVSLSDDAPGWLGDDTHCVKGPICWKCKGQKLLRSHEICTVCQGQGRVSPKRADVEGARLDGKITRGRKSSTSWEPIGPTPYALTAELQNEWTQMIRTVSRVKIDVSIDMTEQAEAGENLPLWIPKPGEELCNLVGSWRILQRVGSHRWTTDDLCTAYYALQTAIDSGLNRKQEALRYLDLGTGNGSVLQMTYWALCTNSIQISEAVGVEARSEAVALGRRSLSFNIDSRTQNVRIHHGDFRSVELGQLPFDLITGTPPYFRVDFEIASHENSEEVSAIINQGGMPTSKQSAPARCEFRGGIEAYCEAASKFLTPTKGRFVVCENWLNDKRVAEGAKAASLSIIKRLDVIGRTGKDTLFSVYVMAKEDRLVTNSIEIERLEVRGYDGDWTSTYKRRILNSMNIPYL from the coding sequence ATGACATTCACCTGCAGGATGGATCCGAAGTCGGTGAGGCGATACGTTCCAGAGCAAGTTTCCCTATCGGATGACGCCCCAGGATGGCTTGGAGATGATACACATTGTGTTAAGGGCCCTATTTGCTGGAAATGCAAGGGACAGAAGCTTCTGAGGTCTCACGAAATCTGTACAGTGTGTCAAGGACAAGGTCGCGTCTCACCCAAGAGAGCGGATGTTGAAGGTGCACGACTAGACGGAAAGATTACCCGCGGACGGAAATCTTCCACCTCTTGGGAACCTATTGGACCCACACCGTATGCCTTGACGGCTGAACTGCAAAATGAATGGACACAGATGATAAGAACGGTTTCGCGGGTGAAAATCGATGTCAGCATAGATATGACGGAGCAGGCAGAAGCGGGCGAGAATCTACCATTGTGGATTCCGAAGCCTGGAGAAGAGCTTTGTAATTTGGTTGGATCTTGGCGAATTTTGCAGCGAGTAGGCTCGCACCGATGGACCACCGATGATCTCTGTACGGCCTACTACGCTCTTCAAACCGCTATAGATTCCGGTCTCAACAGGAAACAAGAAGCACTTCGGTATCTCGATTTAGGCACAGGTAATGGAAGTGTTCTACAAATGACGTACTGGGCTCTGTGTACCAATAGCATTCAAATATCGGAAGCAGTAGGGGTTGAAGCGCGATCCGAAGCTGTTGCCCTGGGACGACGGAGTCTTTCGTTCAACATCGACTCTCGCACTCAAAACGTACGCATTCATCATGGCGACTTTCGCTCAGTGGAACTTGGGCAATTGCCCTTTGACCTCATTACAGGCACGCCGCCCTATTTTCGAGTTGATTTTGAAATCGCAAGCCACGAGAATTCCGAAGAGGTATCAGCTATCATAAACCAAGGGGGGATGCCAACGTCGAAACAGTCAGCCCCTGCACGGTGTGAGTTTCGAGGCGGCATTGAAGCATACTGCGAAGCTGCGTCGAAATTTTTGACACCCACTAAAGGGCGATTTGTCGTATGCGAAAACTGGCTCAACGACAAGCGGGTCGCAGAAGGTGCGAAAGCAGCGAGCTTGTCCATCATCAAACGTCTTGATGTAATTGGACGGACAGGCAAAGATACTTTGTTCAGCGTTTACGTGATGGCAAAGGAAGACCGCCTTGTCACCAATTCAATAGAGATCGAGCGATTGGAAGTTCGTGGGTATGATGGTGACTGGACTTCTACTTACAAAAGAAGAATATTGAATTCGATGAATATTCCGTACCTGTAA
- a CDS encoding predicted protein, producing MVVTPSHATREASKDAYELNMAVAVLFFLRRSKFERSANLFQTELRETYGNFNGKTFKGTLRWEPLEQKSPFPEKGDNEDESYISEDSDDFEWKHFDSNLVKMRVGDHFVGDSGSDSSSSSDSTSELTASHVKMNIRCTTRQPNKDGARDESGIIDVDKKQLRTLDGSESDSTGDSKSSGEGDCIPKQGHASNKFASASSSRPALIAQHLKPLPKGRNFLDSDSDSSSSEEQRAKPLPKGRTFLDSDSDSSSSEDSAQKKKPPIMAQRLVRREPQLCSIDIMPTKIAATKNLPKYDSLNRKKKLASQVKYRAKVLDDSDKSSEDERRERTKYPAHKISNDVEKVGSRVSNSISAQIVTQNDCNDSSSSSNESDSTASDEEIRSGSVWRSRQSITSINNEKNKESARVDVSSSQQDVKLQKMNYNVQNLSTRTAPLKANGQEKADKNRDAESHFSNTLKAALSNLRTVAENSILHKTNGLACTSDSSSNSSESSSSTSEIYKNPYPIRSKARERKRLPRRSQSLDIESLSFLSTCRGMKRSVSFSDDDKVAEIPRYEAQSKSELFYNKADIRRFTVDEQTRRQEEQTEKMAMMLKLYLLAKKS from the coding sequence ATGGTCGTCACTCCATCGCATGCTACCAGAGAAGCGAGCAAGGATGCCTACGAGCTTAACATGGCCGTAGCTGTGTTGTTCTTCCTCCGTCGAAGCAAGTTCGAAAGATCCGCAAATCTGTTTCAGACTGAGCTCCGCGAGACTTACGGAAATTTCAACGGGAAAACATTTAAAGGAACTCTCAGATGGGAGCCGCTTGAACAAAAATCACCGTTCCCCGAGAAAGGGGACAACGAGGATGAAAGCTACATAAGTGAAGACTCCGACGATTTCGAATGGAAACACTTTGATAGCAACCTAGTCAAAATGCGAGTCGGGGACCACTTCGTCGGAGACAGTGGTAGCGATAGCAGCTCCAGCTCCGACTCTACCAGCGAGCTGACTGCAAGCCATGTCAAAATGAATATAAGGTGTACCACGCGTCAACCAAACAAGGATGGTGCGCGCGATGAAAGCGGCATTATAGACGTCGACAAAAAGCAATTGAGGACTCTGGACGGTAGCGAAAGCGATAGTACAGGGGACAGCAAATCGAGCGGTGAAGGCGACTGCATTCCAAAACAGGGTCACGCATCAAACAAGTTTGCAAGTGCCTCCTCGTCCAGGCCTGCTCTTATTGCACAACACTTAAAGCCACTTCCAAAAGGAAGGAATTTTCTTGATAGTGACAGCGATAGCTCTTCCAGCGAAGAACAACGCGCAAAGCCACTTCCAAAAGGAAGAACTTTTCTTGATAGTGACAGCGACAGCTCTTCCAGCGAAGATTCGGCTCAAAAGAAAAAACCGCCGATTATGGCCCAAAGACTTGTGCGACGGGAGCCACAGCTATGTAGCATCGACATCATGCCAACGAAGATTGCTGCTACCAAAAATTTACCAAAATACGATTCTCTGAATCGAAAAAAGAAGCTTGCTTCTCAGGTAAAGTATCGAGCGAAGGTTCTCGACGACAGCGATAAGAGTTCCGAAGATGAACGCCGAGAGCGCACTAAGTATCCTGCCCACAAAATATCAAACGATGTTGAAAAAGTAGGATCGAGGGTATCGAATTCCATTTCTGCCCAAATTGTTACCCAAAACGACTGCAACGACAGCAGCAGTAGCTCCAACGAAAGCGACAGTACCGCcagcgacgaagaaattcgaTCAGGATCCGTTTGGCGCTCCCGACAGTCTATTACGAGTATTAACAATGAGAAAAACAAGGAAAGTGCCCGGGTAGACGTCAGCTCATCACAGCAAGACGTGAAACTGCAGAAAATGAATTACAATGTACAGAATTTGTCTACTAGGACTGCACCATTGAAAGCCAACGgccaagaaaaagctgaTAAGAATCGCGATGCCGAAAGTCATTTCTCCAATACACTGAAGGCTGCCCTGTCCAACCTTAGAACTGTTGCTGAAAACTCAATTTTGCACAAAACAAACGGCCTTGCTTGTACAAGTGATTCTTCGTCGAATTCAAGTgaatcatcatcgtcaaCGTCGGAAATTTATAAAAATCCATATCCCATCCGATCCAAGGCTAGAGAGAGAAAACGTTTACCTAGGCGATCTCAGTCGCTTGATATTGAGTCTCTATCATTTCTGTCTACTTGTCGAGGTATGAAACGCTCAGTATCATTCTCTGACGATGACAAAGTAGCCGAGATTCCTCGGTATGAGGCTCAATCAAAGTCTGAGCTCTTCTACAATAAAGCCGACATCAGGCGGTTTACTGTCGATGAGCAGACACGCCGTCAAGAGGAGCAAACTGAGAAAATGGCCATGATGCTAAAGCTCTACCTGCTTGCTAAAAAAAGTTAG